Proteins from a single region of Elgaria multicarinata webbii isolate HBS135686 ecotype San Diego chromosome 23, rElgMul1.1.pri, whole genome shotgun sequence:
- the ATCAY gene encoding caytaxin isoform X3 produces MGTTEATLRMENVDVKEEWQDEDFPRPLPEEAGMESLGSQAENALSPPNTLNFGNGAHHKRKTLIAPEINISLDQSEGSLLSDDFLDTPDDLDINVDDIETPDETDSLEFLGNGNELEWEDDTPVATAKNMPGDSADLFGDGAVEGGSTTNGRLWRTVIIGEQEHRIDLQMIKPYMKVVTHGGYYGEGLNAIIVFAACYLPDSSLPDYHYIMENLFLYVISSLELLVAEDYMIVYLNGATPRRRMPGIGWLKKCYQMIDRRLRKNLKALIIVHPSWFIRTVLAISRPFISVKFINKIQYVHTLEELAHNIPMEHVQIPDCILQFEEERNRARKERPALPAEDQETSMS; encoded by the exons ATGGGTACCACAGAAGCCACGCTGAGGATGGAGAACGTGGACGTGAAGGAAGAGTGGCAGGATGAAGACTTCCCCAg GCCGCTCCCGGAAGAGGCGGGAATGGAGTCTTTGGGAAGCCAGGCCGAGAACGCATTAT CTCCTCCGAACACGTTAAATTTTGGTAACGGGGCCCATCACAAGCGGAAGACGCTCATCGCCCCGGAAATCAACATTTCCTTGGATCAGAGTGAAGGCTCGCTCCTGTCGGATGATTTCCTGGACACGCCGGACGACCTGGACATCAACGTGGACGACATCGAAACCCCAGATGAGACCGACTCCTTAGAGTTCCTGGGCAACGGGAACGAACTGGAATGGGAGG ATGACACTCCTGTGGCCACGGCCAAAAACATGCCGGGAGACAGCGCGGACCTCTTTGGAGACGGCGCCGTGGAAGGTGGCAGTACCACCAATGGGCGCTTGTGGCGGACGGTCATTATCGGCGAACAGGAACACCGCATCGACCTCCAGATGATCAAGCCGTACATGAAAGTGGTGACGCACGGAG gttatTATGGGGAAGGGCTCAATGCCATTATCGTTTTCGCGGCCTGCTACCTGCCTGACAGCAGTCTGCCTGACTACCACTACATCATGGAGAACCTCTTTCT GTACGTGATCAGTAGCTTGGAACTACTGGTAGCGGAAGACTACATGATTGTGTATTTGAACGGTGCCACACCACGCCGGAGAATGCCGGGGATTGGCTGGCTGAAAAAATGCTATCAAATGATCGACAGAAG ATTACGGAAAAACCTGAAGGCGTTGATAATCGTCCACCCATCGTGGTTCATCCGGACAGTGCTAGCTATATCACGGCCGTTCATCAG TGTGAAATTCATCAATAAAATCCAGTATGTCCACACTTTGGAAGAACTCGCACATAATATCCCGATGGAGCATGTCCAGATTCCAGACTGTATCCTACA GTTTGAAGAGGAGCGGAACAGAGCCAGAAAAGAAAG GCCTGCACTGCCAGCAGAAGACCAGGAAACAAG CATGTCGTGA
- the ATCAY gene encoding caytaxin isoform X2 encodes MGTTEATLRMENVDVKEEWQDEDFPRPLPEEAGMESLGSQAENALSPPNTLNFGNGAHHKRKTLIAPEINISLDQSEGSLLSDDFLDTPDDLDINVDDIETPDETDSLEFLGNGNELEWEDDTPVATAKNMPGDSADLFGDGAVEGGSTTNGRLWRTVIIGEQEHRIDLQMIKPYMKVVTHGGYYGEGLNAIIVFAACYLPDSSLPDYHYIMENLFLYVISSLELLVAEDYMIVYLNGATPRRRMPGIGWLKKCYQMIDRRLRKNLKALIIVHPSWFIRTVLAISRPFISVKFINKIQYVHTLEELAHNIPMEHVQIPDCILQFEEERNRARKERAEEKQGMAERERPALPAEDQETSMS; translated from the exons ATGGGTACCACAGAAGCCACGCTGAGGATGGAGAACGTGGACGTGAAGGAAGAGTGGCAGGATGAAGACTTCCCCAg GCCGCTCCCGGAAGAGGCGGGAATGGAGTCTTTGGGAAGCCAGGCCGAGAACGCATTAT CTCCTCCGAACACGTTAAATTTTGGTAACGGGGCCCATCACAAGCGGAAGACGCTCATCGCCCCGGAAATCAACATTTCCTTGGATCAGAGTGAAGGCTCGCTCCTGTCGGATGATTTCCTGGACACGCCGGACGACCTGGACATCAACGTGGACGACATCGAAACCCCAGATGAGACCGACTCCTTAGAGTTCCTGGGCAACGGGAACGAACTGGAATGGGAGG ATGACACTCCTGTGGCCACGGCCAAAAACATGCCGGGAGACAGCGCGGACCTCTTTGGAGACGGCGCCGTGGAAGGTGGCAGTACCACCAATGGGCGCTTGTGGCGGACGGTCATTATCGGCGAACAGGAACACCGCATCGACCTCCAGATGATCAAGCCGTACATGAAAGTGGTGACGCACGGAG gttatTATGGGGAAGGGCTCAATGCCATTATCGTTTTCGCGGCCTGCTACCTGCCTGACAGCAGTCTGCCTGACTACCACTACATCATGGAGAACCTCTTTCT GTACGTGATCAGTAGCTTGGAACTACTGGTAGCGGAAGACTACATGATTGTGTATTTGAACGGTGCCACACCACGCCGGAGAATGCCGGGGATTGGCTGGCTGAAAAAATGCTATCAAATGATCGACAGAAG ATTACGGAAAAACCTGAAGGCGTTGATAATCGTCCACCCATCGTGGTTCATCCGGACAGTGCTAGCTATATCACGGCCGTTCATCAG TGTGAAATTCATCAATAAAATCCAGTATGTCCACACTTTGGAAGAACTCGCACATAATATCCCGATGGAGCATGTCCAGATTCCAGACTGTATCCTACA GTTTGAAGAGGAGCGGAACAGAGCCAGAAAAGAAAG ggcagaagagaagcagggcatggcggagagagagag GCCTGCACTGCCAGCAGAAGACCAGGAAACAAG CATGTCGTGA
- the ATCAY gene encoding caytaxin isoform X1: protein MGTTEATLRMENVDVKEEWQDEDFPRPLPEEAGMESLGSQAENALSPPNTLNFGNGAHHKRKTLIAPEINISLDQSEGSLLSDDFLDTPDDLDINVDDIETPDETDSLEFLGNGNELEWEDDTPVATAKNMPGDSADLFGDGAVEGGSTTNGRLWRTVIIGEQEHRIDLQMIKPYMKVVTHGGYYGEGLNAIIVFAACYLPDSSLPDYHYIMENLFLYVISSLELLVAEDYMIVYLNGATPRRRMPGIGWLKKCYQMIDRRLRKNLKALIIVHPSWFIRTVLAISRPFISVKFINKIQYVHTLEELAHNIPMEHVQIPDCILQFEEERNRARKERAEEKQGMAERERPALPAEDQETRSGFVY, encoded by the exons ATGGGTACCACAGAAGCCACGCTGAGGATGGAGAACGTGGACGTGAAGGAAGAGTGGCAGGATGAAGACTTCCCCAg GCCGCTCCCGGAAGAGGCGGGAATGGAGTCTTTGGGAAGCCAGGCCGAGAACGCATTAT CTCCTCCGAACACGTTAAATTTTGGTAACGGGGCCCATCACAAGCGGAAGACGCTCATCGCCCCGGAAATCAACATTTCCTTGGATCAGAGTGAAGGCTCGCTCCTGTCGGATGATTTCCTGGACACGCCGGACGACCTGGACATCAACGTGGACGACATCGAAACCCCAGATGAGACCGACTCCTTAGAGTTCCTGGGCAACGGGAACGAACTGGAATGGGAGG ATGACACTCCTGTGGCCACGGCCAAAAACATGCCGGGAGACAGCGCGGACCTCTTTGGAGACGGCGCCGTGGAAGGTGGCAGTACCACCAATGGGCGCTTGTGGCGGACGGTCATTATCGGCGAACAGGAACACCGCATCGACCTCCAGATGATCAAGCCGTACATGAAAGTGGTGACGCACGGAG gttatTATGGGGAAGGGCTCAATGCCATTATCGTTTTCGCGGCCTGCTACCTGCCTGACAGCAGTCTGCCTGACTACCACTACATCATGGAGAACCTCTTTCT GTACGTGATCAGTAGCTTGGAACTACTGGTAGCGGAAGACTACATGATTGTGTATTTGAACGGTGCCACACCACGCCGGAGAATGCCGGGGATTGGCTGGCTGAAAAAATGCTATCAAATGATCGACAGAAG ATTACGGAAAAACCTGAAGGCGTTGATAATCGTCCACCCATCGTGGTTCATCCGGACAGTGCTAGCTATATCACGGCCGTTCATCAG TGTGAAATTCATCAATAAAATCCAGTATGTCCACACTTTGGAAGAACTCGCACATAATATCCCGATGGAGCATGTCCAGATTCCAGACTGTATCCTACA GTTTGAAGAGGAGCGGAACAGAGCCAGAAAAGAAAG ggcagaagagaagcagggcatggcggagagagagag GCCTGCACTGCCAGCAGAAGACCAGGAAACAAGGTCTGGATTTGTTTATTGA